One stretch of Elusimicrobiales bacterium DNA includes these proteins:
- a CDS encoding amino acid permease — MSIGKKLFQVKSIDELICLSSDKDHSLKKSLTALDLTLLGIGGIIGAGIFVLTGQAAAQYAGPGIVLSFIFSAFGCAFAGLCYAEFAAMLPVAGSAYTYAYATLGELAAWIIGWDLILEYLFGAATVAVGWSGYVVSFLRDFGINLPPELTNACGAHLVQAPGQGWVILSREAASALAAKGLDVAALPHCMGIINLPAMLGIAAVTALLVVGIKESAKFNSVIVGIKVAVVLMFIAFGFKFINPANWSPFIPPNAGPFGEFGWSGILRGAGVIFFAYIGFDAVSTTAQETKNPQRDMPIGILGSLAACTVLYILVALTLTGIVSYKLLNVPDPMAVGVDAAGQGLMWLRPFVKLGAVAGLSSVMLVLLLGQPRIFFSMSNDGLLPPVFRKVHPKFRTPHITTMVTGALAALLAGLLPIGILGEMVSIGTLLAFAIVCAGIWILRRTQPERARPFKTPLVPFVPVMGVLISLGQMASLPWQTWVRLVVWMILGIVIYAAYGMKNSALRCAPQDNPK, encoded by the coding sequence ATGAGCATCGGGAAAAAGCTGTTTCAGGTCAAATCAATAGACGAACTTATCTGTCTTTCCTCGGACAAAGACCATTCTCTGAAGAAAAGCCTGACCGCGCTGGACCTGACGCTGCTTGGAATAGGCGGCATCATAGGCGCGGGGATTTTCGTGCTTACCGGCCAGGCCGCCGCGCAGTATGCCGGCCCCGGCATAGTTTTATCCTTCATTTTCTCCGCATTCGGCTGCGCTTTCGCGGGGCTTTGCTACGCGGAATTCGCCGCCATGCTGCCGGTGGCGGGCAGCGCCTACACCTACGCCTATGCAACTCTGGGCGAGCTTGCCGCTTGGATAATCGGCTGGGACCTGATACTGGAATATCTTTTCGGCGCGGCCACGGTGGCGGTGGGCTGGTCGGGATATGTGGTAAGCTTCCTGCGCGATTTCGGCATAAACCTGCCGCCGGAGCTTACCAACGCCTGCGGCGCGCATCTGGTGCAGGCGCCGGGACAGGGCTGGGTAATACTCTCCCGGGAGGCGGCCTCCGCCCTCGCCGCCAAAGGCTTAGACGTGGCGGCGCTGCCGCACTGCATGGGCATAATAAACCTTCCCGCTATGCTTGGCATAGCGGCGGTAACGGCGCTTCTGGTGGTAGGCATAAAGGAATCGGCCAAATTCAACAGCGTCATCGTGGGCATAAAGGTGGCGGTGGTGCTGATGTTTATCGCCTTCGGGTTCAAGTTCATCAACCCCGCCAACTGGTCGCCCTTCATACCGCCCAATGCCGGCCCGTTCGGCGAATTCGGCTGGAGCGGCATTCTGCGCGGCGCGGGCGTCATCTTTTTCGCCTATATAGGCTTTGACGCGGTCTCCACCACCGCACAGGAAACCAAAAACCCGCAGCGCGACATGCCCATAGGAATTCTGGGCTCGCTTGCGGCGTGCACGGTGCTCTACATTCTAGTCGCGCTGACGCTTACCGGCATAGTCAGCTACAAATTGCTCAACGTGCCGGACCCGATGGCCGTGGGCGTAGACGCCGCGGGGCAGGGGCTTATGTGGCTTAGGCCGTTTGTGAAACTGGGCGCGGTGGCGGGGTTAAGCTCGGTGATGCTGGTGCTGTTGCTGGGCCAGCCGCGCATATTCTTTTCCATGTCCAACGACGGGCTGCTGCCGCCGGTGTTCCGCAAGGTGCATCCGAAATTCAGGACGCCGCATATAACAACCATGGTAACCGGCGCGCTGGCGGCATTGCTTGCCGGGCTGCTGCCCATAGGGATACTGGGGGAAATGGTCTCCATCGGCACATTGCTGGCTTTTGCGATAGTCTGCGCGGGGATTTGGATACTGCGCCGCACCCAGCCGGAGCGGGCGCGCCCGTTTAAGACGCCGCTGGTGCCTTTCGTGCCGGTGATGGGCGTGCTGATTTCGCTGGGCCAGATGGCGTCGCTTCCCTGGCAGACATGGGTGCGGCTTGTAGTCTGGATGATTCTGGGGATTGTCATATATGCCGCCTACGGCATGAAAAACAGCGCGCTGCGCTGCGCCCCGCAAGACAATCCCAAATAG
- a CDS encoding FKBP-type peptidyl-prolyl cis-trans isomerase, with product MRTLSFAIAAAVACPVLASAQAGAAAVKTAEKAKSAPKAEQKAGDSVFYSLGYWAGQGLDIFMLTPDEYAKVQKGFADAAQGKKPAKNFEDAQKDIETMAQDRSPKHIALMKEKGKKFAGKAAQEKGAAVLPDGVVIVPVKEGTGASPAITDTVKVHYHGTLIDGRVFDSSVKRGTPAVFPLQGIIPCWAEALQKMKAGGKAKLVCPSDTAYRDEGRRPKIPGGATLVFEVELLEIMPPAAPQEAAPAQAPAAPAASAQPAADKKTDK from the coding sequence ATGAGAACATTGTCATTTGCTATCGCGGCGGCGGTTGCGTGCCCGGTGCTGGCATCGGCGCAAGCCGGCGCTGCCGCGGTAAAAACAGCGGAAAAGGCCAAAAGCGCTCCCAAGGCCGAACAGAAGGCGGGAGACAGCGTGTTCTACTCGCTCGGATACTGGGCGGGGCAGGGGCTGGACATATTCATGCTCACCCCCGATGAATACGCAAAGGTACAGAAAGGTTTCGCCGACGCGGCCCAGGGCAAAAAACCGGCAAAGAATTTCGAGGACGCGCAAAAAGACATAGAAACCATGGCGCAGGACAGAAGCCCGAAACATATCGCCCTCATGAAGGAAAAGGGCAAAAAATTCGCCGGCAAGGCCGCCCAGGAAAAGGGCGCGGCGGTTCTGCCGGACGGCGTGGTCATAGTGCCGGTTAAAGAGGGCACAGGCGCATCTCCCGCGATTACCGACACCGTGAAAGTGCATTATCACGGCACGCTTATAGACGGCCGGGTTTTTGACAGTTCGGTAAAGCGCGGCACGCCGGCGGTGTTTCCGCTCCAGGGCATAATACCCTGCTGGGCCGAGGCGCTGCAGAAAATGAAAGCCGGCGGCAAGGCCAAACTGGTCTGCCCCTCCGATACCGCCTACCGCGACGAAGGACGCCGCCCCAAAATACCCGGCGGCGCGACGCTGGTTTTTGAAGTGGAACTGCTTGAGATCATGCCGCCGGCCGCCCCGCAGGAAGCGGCGCCGGCCCAGGCTCCCGCCGCTCCGGCGGCTTCCGCGCAGCCCGCGGCGGACAAAAAGACGGACAAATAA
- a CDS encoding bacteriophage holin has product MNKLNERAFALSLGIVWGASIFLLGLINIFCGWGNGIAQAMSTFYIGYKPTFAGSIVGGIWGFADAGIGGLLVAWLYNKFSGASE; this is encoded by the coding sequence ATGAATAAACTCAATGAGCGCGCGTTCGCGCTCAGCCTTGGCATCGTGTGGGGCGCAAGCATATTCCTGCTTGGCCTGATAAACATTTTCTGCGGCTGGGGCAACGGCATAGCGCAGGCGATGTCAACTTTCTACATCGGCTACAAGCCCACTTTTGCGGGCAGCATTGTCGGCGGGATATGGGGCTTTGCCGATGCCGGCATCGGCGGCCTGCTGGTCGCCTGGCTTTACAACAAGTTTTCCGGCGCGAGCGAATAG
- a CDS encoding PorV/PorQ family protein: protein MSRLLLASLCALAALAQQARAQAFTVNNAGTAAMDFLNLGVDAKAAGMGGAYTAVAEGASACYWNPAGLVQTNKYSATFMRANYAADISYQYMAYAQRLNYYSVLGASLLMTNIGDIPYADMDGTLTGSTFSPRDMAYNLTYSRAILELSDKDHDVSMGVTMRYVNSRIMESASAYMMDFGLMAYYFSELPYRLGFVLQNLGRGPQFDQQVDPLPLNVKLGGSISPFPDFLVASDLVLQKAGPYYFTLGAQYSTIAQENMRLSLRAGINSQQMKITGGASGISLGAGIGLQFFNLDYAFVPMGELGYTHRISLSFDFPYWLPVFQRKDKTVFSEFQEIAPSAAAQ from the coding sequence ATGAGCCGCCTCCTTTTGGCGTCGCTGTGCGCGCTGGCCGCGCTGGCCCAGCAGGCGCGGGCGCAGGCGTTCACCGTCAACAACGCCGGCACCGCGGCGATGGATTTTCTGAACTTGGGAGTGGACGCCAAAGCCGCCGGCATGGGGGGGGCGTATACCGCAGTGGCCGAAGGCGCCTCCGCCTGCTACTGGAATCCCGCAGGATTGGTGCAGACCAACAAATATTCCGCAACCTTCATGCGCGCAAACTACGCGGCGGACATCTCATACCAGTACATGGCGTATGCGCAGAGGCTTAACTATTACTCGGTCCTGGGCGCCTCGCTGCTGATGACCAACATAGGCGACATCCCCTATGCGGACATGGACGGCACGTTGACCGGCTCCACTTTCAGCCCGCGCGACATGGCATACAATCTCACATACAGCCGCGCCATATTGGAACTGTCGGACAAGGATCACGACGTGTCCATGGGTGTTACCATGCGGTATGTCAACTCCCGGATAATGGAATCCGCCAGCGCCTATATGATGGATTTCGGCCTCATGGCCTATTATTTTTCCGAATTGCCGTACCGGCTTGGCTTTGTGCTGCAAAATCTCGGGCGCGGCCCGCAGTTTGACCAGCAGGTGGATCCGCTGCCACTTAACGTAAAGCTGGGCGGCTCCATATCGCCGTTCCCGGATTTTCTGGTGGCAAGCGATTTGGTGCTGCAGAAAGCCGGGCCATATTATTTCACACTGGGAGCCCAATACAGCACCATTGCCCAGGAAAACATGCGCCTGAGCCTGCGCGCCGGCATCAACTCGCAGCAGATGAAGATAACCGGCGGAGCAAGCGGCATTTCGCTTGGCGCGGGCATAGGCCTGCAATTTTTCAACCTGGACTACGCATTCGTGCCGATGGGGGAACTGGGCTACACCCACAGAATTTCGCTGAGCTTTGACTTCCCGTACTGGCTGCCTGTGTTCCAGCGCAAGGACAAGACGGTGTTCAGCGAATTCCAAGAAATAGCGCCGTCGGCTGCCGCTCAATAG
- a CDS encoding kelch repeat-containing protein, with protein MTALPRNAAVLRRALAPAVAAVFMACSAAQAQLVQRFNHTLTLLPSGNFLVIGGNTNTDDSPSYTGTIQEYSVKDYAYHNYTPLWGGVATLARSSHTATLLPSGDVLVAGGTDDSGVVTTNSVCTYNPTTHLLRWCGSLGAPRTAHTATLLKDGTVLIAGGRDASGNALNSLELVNPLPAVLPTVTPLSATLATARWGHTATLLPSGTVFLAGGYNPALGASTTSYYISTTELYLPDKQSVAGGPALGRARAFHTATAMNNGRVLVAGGYNAGNQYIFGNCMGYIDSTEFYDPYTSAVIPGENMPVRLASHSAALDTQGKVVLYGGLGNVTTQYFSGPLKIQGDVTKIYLTPISTYPYSNGTINSNSVIALRGTHSWTMSATGIIANGQAYFSRPSDITQHYIENSDLNLDFTSPMSQLVNHQVLKGTFMAPITPDDSFSYPLYLQSPSGTASFKPGDFSGTTTNPEACQLAFNAPLAEGQTVNLDPNNSYCTLMFTIPLKETDYVADGTSQLKQAYAILQSGTLTGAYDVGTLTVAITSGTALSVGLSTPVVINALTGMPEVQVTMQFVGIEGTITTSSGIINSSPITIAPNIFANSDIGGAALYFISPVTASDSFNTQTATVVIAGMISSDFVSYRVNPGGDSLATNTGAHHWVIGGSPNASIPADPASSMFANVYGTLANSSLYTPGSIMLAAGGKKCIPTGAYPYNDCSGTESTNVSGALSYWPPVWNSGAIMNYARGGHTATLLPDNRLLVIGGSDGFATHNTGEYYAQGTNVWTLANGRLSLPRTGHAATLMSDGNVLVTGGYTQGVSTGIAANTDIYYTGANAFVQTSSMNTARQGHTTVLLPSGPYAGRVMVMGGRANSGSYTSSCEVYFSTVNPATQVSTAAWVTLASMNAARTYHTATILHDGRILVAGGYNGGQALSSAEIYNPAANTWTAVHAMNTARYYHTATLTRFGNVLVAGGSNNLGEIFSEEIYDPDTDTWTQMNFPVKYDLETPSVQDRVDVPRYRHTATLLPNGNIMFIGGARASAAGADSSLVQAQGIVSLQYTELPNTMIGRILNQPGSSYELGVSRVDHTTTIMPDGNMIIAGGYDGNHHYLPSTETSYFMEPRDATDPPLMRSPTELSADTTVYSNTGAPITLRSATTTFFGITEASGGGTSNTSHNHPRVCIYMTDTPSGYMLDLSTYVYATALLSTDTYHPADSLANWSLLPSSITIDIPNLPNGWYQFRVGENAQYSNAWPLYVGTPLPALAISAPETINGVAFSSTVVHWNWNAAVPAASTTTPYAYRIFTSTSSSIAIIPADYTPFYNEGGLLPNTAYSIMVQTCNNLNCDMQTALVSSPTTYTMAEPATPHPTQAVTVSESSMTGTWYAIHNPPGTTYILEISTDAAFSSTSEIFTETIAQTAPSTAPITGAATTLIPNTSYAMRVTAVNTQEVQTTPPVYLTTSTYTRAQAPGNTGFVAAEVTASTAKLVWDPQKNPDYTQYIIYMSTDPSGTSGTFQLLVDTSTNLTLSTYVVTGLRSQSTYYFSVMTQNKAGVNTLVTPLFPNGYIVTGAGPCKGSGQCAPAGSLVLAAGDGQLSGAFTDGRTLQLTVPAGAFLSTATLVAVSEDAFGTDTCVGTGASHVCNHGVTASTTCPSFSIYTTDNIQPRTPLQITIGYSTNNTADEFAAITDKSLLALARLNDVNQCKPMQTTVNSSAKQFSVALDRVSRLQIIQPAPITNLDSAYVSPNPFYPNRGQGSVTFRNLPPNTSVRIYTLSGVKVWEGAGSTAISWPGKNSGGADVASGVYLAVLNGAGGSKILKLAVER; from the coding sequence ATGACAGCGTTGCCCAGAAACGCCGCAGTTTTGCGCAGAGCGCTGGCGCCAGCCGTCGCGGCGGTGTTTATGGCCTGTTCCGCCGCGCAGGCGCAGCTTGTCCAGCGGTTTAACCACACCCTGACCCTGCTTCCGAGCGGGAACTTCCTGGTCATCGGCGGAAACACCAACACCGACGATTCGCCGTCTTACACCGGCACCATACAGGAATACTCCGTAAAGGATTACGCCTATCACAATTATACGCCGCTGTGGGGGGGGGTGGCGACGCTGGCGCGCTCGTCGCACACGGCCACGTTGCTGCCCAGCGGAGACGTGCTGGTGGCCGGCGGCACAGACGACAGCGGCGTTGTAACAACCAATTCCGTCTGCACATACAATCCCACGACACATTTGCTAAGGTGGTGCGGCAGCCTCGGCGCACCGCGCACCGCGCACACCGCCACGTTGCTTAAAGACGGCACGGTTCTCATAGCCGGAGGCAGGGATGCCTCCGGGAACGCGCTGAACTCGCTTGAGCTTGTGAACCCGCTGCCCGCGGTATTGCCCACCGTAACCCCGCTTTCGGCCACGTTGGCCACGGCCAGGTGGGGCCACACCGCCACTTTGCTGCCAAGCGGCACGGTATTTTTGGCAGGGGGATATAATCCGGCGCTTGGCGCCTCGACCACAAGCTATTACATCTCAACCACCGAACTCTACCTACCGGACAAACAAAGCGTCGCCGGCGGTCCGGCGCTGGGCCGCGCACGCGCATTCCACACGGCCACAGCCATGAACAACGGCAGAGTGCTTGTAGCCGGCGGCTACAATGCCGGCAACCAATATATTTTCGGCAACTGCATGGGGTACATAGACTCAACGGAATTCTACGACCCGTACACCAGCGCCGTCATTCCCGGAGAGAATATGCCGGTGCGGCTTGCCTCCCACAGCGCGGCGCTGGATACGCAGGGAAAAGTCGTGCTTTACGGCGGACTCGGCAATGTCACCACCCAGTATTTTTCCGGTCCGCTGAAAATACAGGGAGATGTAACGAAAATATACCTGACACCGATTTCCACATACCCGTACAGCAACGGCACAATAAACTCCAACTCCGTTATTGCCCTGAGAGGCACGCATTCATGGACAATGTCGGCCACGGGCATAATAGCCAACGGCCAGGCATATTTCAGCCGCCCGTCGGATATAACGCAGCATTATATTGAGAATTCCGATTTAAACCTGGATTTTACATCTCCGATGTCGCAGCTTGTCAACCATCAGGTTCTCAAAGGCACCTTCATGGCGCCGATAACACCGGACGATTCGTTTTCATATCCGTTATACCTGCAATCACCCAGCGGGACGGCGTCATTCAAGCCCGGAGATTTTTCCGGCACCACCACAAATCCCGAAGCCTGCCAGTTGGCATTCAATGCTCCGCTGGCGGAGGGACAAACCGTCAATCTGGATCCGAACAACTCCTACTGCACACTGATGTTTACCATACCGCTTAAAGAAACCGACTACGTGGCCGACGGCACATCGCAGTTGAAGCAGGCGTATGCCATACTGCAATCCGGTACACTAACAGGGGCCTACGATGTTGGCACGCTGACCGTGGCAATCACAAGCGGGACAGCGCTCAGCGTGGGGTTGTCAACACCGGTGGTTATTAACGCGCTCACCGGGATGCCGGAAGTGCAGGTAACCATGCAGTTCGTTGGAATTGAGGGCACAATAACCACAAGCAGCGGCATCATCAACTCCAGCCCTATCACCATTGCCCCGAACATATTCGCCAACAGCGACATAGGCGGAGCGGCTTTGTATTTCATCTCCCCTGTAACAGCCAGCGACTCCTTTAACACGCAAACGGCGACTGTCGTCATAGCCGGCATGATTTCCTCGGATTTCGTCTCATACAGGGTAAACCCGGGCGGAGACAGTCTGGCAACCAACACCGGCGCGCATCACTGGGTGATAGGTGGCAGTCCCAACGCCAGCATTCCGGCAGACCCGGCCAGTTCCATGTTTGCCAATGTGTACGGCACTCTTGCAAACTCGTCTTTGTACACACCCGGTTCCATCATGCTGGCCGCCGGCGGAAAAAAATGCATACCCACCGGCGCATACCCCTATAACGATTGTTCAGGCACGGAATCCACAAATGTTTCCGGCGCCCTGTCATACTGGCCTCCGGTTTGGAACTCTGGCGCGATAATGAATTATGCCAGGGGCGGGCATACCGCAACGTTGCTCCCGGACAACCGGCTGCTTGTAATTGGCGGTTCCGATGGTTTTGCGACACACAACACCGGCGAATATTATGCCCAGGGCACAAATGTCTGGACGCTGGCAAACGGCAGGCTTTCCTTGCCTAGAACCGGGCATGCGGCGACACTCATGTCCGACGGAAATGTGCTGGTCACAGGCGGCTATACGCAAGGAGTCTCAACCGGCATAGCGGCAAACACGGATATCTATTACACTGGAGCCAACGCTTTCGTGCAAACATCCTCCATGAACACGGCAAGGCAGGGCCATACCACAGTGCTTCTGCCGTCAGGGCCGTACGCCGGAAGAGTCATGGTCATGGGCGGCAGGGCCAACAGCGGCAGTTACACCTCCTCCTGCGAGGTTTATTTCTCAACTGTAAACCCCGCGACACAGGTGAGCACCGCAGCATGGGTAACGCTGGCCTCCATGAACGCGGCGCGAACCTACCACACCGCCACGATATTGCATGATGGCAGAATACTTGTCGCCGGCGGATACAACGGCGGGCAGGCATTGTCATCCGCAGAAATATACAATCCCGCCGCCAATACATGGACAGCGGTCCATGCCATGAACACGGCGCGCTATTACCACACGGCCACACTGACAAGATTCGGCAACGTCCTTGTGGCAGGGGGAAGCAATAATCTGGGCGAAATTTTCAGCGAGGAAATATATGACCCGGACACAGACACCTGGACGCAGATGAATTTCCCGGTAAAGTACGATCTGGAAACACCATCCGTGCAGGACCGCGTGGACGTTCCGCGTTATCGTCATACCGCCACTCTGCTGCCAAACGGGAACATCATGTTCATCGGCGGGGCAAGAGCCAGCGCGGCGGGGGCGGATTCATCGCTCGTTCAGGCTCAGGGCATAGTGTCGTTGCAATACACGGAACTTCCCAACACTATGATTGGCCGCATTCTCAATCAACCAGGCTCATCATATGAACTTGGCGTTTCCAGGGTGGACCACACCACCACCATCATGCCGGACGGGAACATGATAATTGCCGGCGGATACGACGGCAACCACCATTATCTGCCCAGCACGGAAACATCCTATTTCATGGAACCGCGCGACGCCACCGACCCGCCTCTTATGCGCAGCCCCACGGAGCTTTCAGCCGACACCACCGTATACAGCAACACCGGCGCGCCGATAACGCTGCGCAGCGCGACAACAACGTTTTTCGGCATAACGGAAGCCTCCGGCGGGGGGACAAGCAACACCTCCCACAACCATCCGCGCGTCTGCATATACATGACAGACACGCCCAGCGGCTACATGCTGGACCTGAGCACCTACGTGTACGCGACCGCGCTTTTGTCCACAGACACCTACCACCCGGCGGACAGCCTGGCAAACTGGTCGCTTTTGCCGTCCTCCATAACCATAGACATTCCCAATCTGCCCAACGGCTGGTACCAGTTCCGCGTGGGAGAGAACGCGCAATACTCCAACGCATGGCCGCTGTATGTCGGCACTCCGCTGCCGGCGCTTGCAATCAGCGCGCCGGAAACCATCAACGGCGTGGCTTTCAGTTCCACCGTGGTGCACTGGAACTGGAATGCCGCTGTTCCGGCGGCCTCCACCACCACACCGTACGCCTACAGGATATTCACGTCCACCTCCAGCAGCATAGCCATCATACCCGCCGATTACACGCCTTTCTACAACGAGGGCGGCCTCTTGCCCAACACGGCCTATTCCATAATGGTGCAGACCTGCAACAATTTAAACTGCGACATGCAGACCGCGTTGGTCTCCAGCCCGACCACCTATACAATGGCGGAACCGGCCACCCCGCATCCGACGCAGGCGGTAACGGTGTCCGAATCCAGCATGACCGGCACTTGGTACGCCATACACAACCCGCCCGGAACAACATACATACTGGAAATTTCAACTGACGCGGCGTTCTCATCCACCAGCGAGATATTCACCGAAACCATAGCACAAACCGCACCCAGCACCGCGCCCATAACCGGAGCTGCGACGACGCTTATCCCAAATACCAGCTATGCCATGAGGGTTACCGCGGTAAACACCCAGGAGGTGCAAACCACTCCGCCGGTGTATCTGACCACCTCCACATACACCCGCGCCCAGGCGCCGGGCAACACCGGATTTGTCGCCGCTGAAGTCACCGCGTCCACAGCAAAGCTGGTGTGGGACCCGCAGAAAAATCCCGATTACACCCAGTATATAATCTACATGTCCACCGACCCGTCCGGGACTTCCGGCACTTTCCAGCTGCTGGTGGACACATCCACCAACCTGACGCTTTCCACTTATGTGGTTACGGGGCTGCGCTCGCAATCCACCTATTATTTCTCCGTAATGACGCAAAACAAGGCGGGCGTGAACACTCTGGTTACGCCGCTGTTCCCAAACGGCTATATTGTTACCGGCGCGGGGCCGTGCAAAGGGTCGGGGCAGTGCGCGCCGGCAGGCTCACTGGTGCTGGCGGCGGGGGATGGGCAGCTCTCCGGCGCGTTTACCGACGGGCGGACTTTGCAGCTTACCGTACCGGCAGGCGCGTTTTTGTCAACCGCCACGTTGGTTGCGGTTTCGGAGGACGCATTCGGCACCGACACCTGCGTGGGAACCGGAGCCAGCCATGTCTGCAATCACGGCGTGACCGCCTCCACCACATGCCCGTCGTTTTCAATATACACGACTGACAATATACAGCCGCGCACGCCGCTGCAAATCACCATAGGTTATTCCACAAACAACACCGCAGACGAGTTTGCCGCAATAACCGACAAAAGTCTGCTTGCGCTGGCGCGGTTAAATGATGTTAACCAATGCAAGCCGATGCAAACCACAGTAAATTCATCCGCGAAACAATTTTCCGTGGCGCTGGACAGAGTCTCCAGACTGCAAATCATACAACCTGCGCCCATAACCAATCTGGACTCCGCGTACGTATCGCCCAATCCGTTCTATCCCAACAGGGGGCAGGGCTCGGTTACTTTCCGCAATCTGCCGCCGAACACTTCGGTGCGGATATACACGCTCAGCGGGGTCAAAGTATGGGAAGGCGCGGGGTCCACCGCTATTTCCTGGCCGGGCAAGAATTCCGGCGGCGCCGACGTTGCCAGCGGGGTATATCTGGCGGTGCTCAACGGGGCGGGCGGCTCTAAAATTCTCAAGCTGGCGGTGGAAAGATGA
- the folE gene encoding GTP cyclohydrolase I FolE, whose product MTTKIRTADEDAIVPAVKDILLALGEDPRREGLLKTPQRAAKALREITCGYRADIDALFNNAFFKVQSDDLVAVTGIHFYSMCEHHMLPFFGKVHIGYIPDGKIVGLSKMPRLVHALAARLQVQERLTRQIADILDKKLSPRGVAVIVEARHLCMEMRGAKSSETNCVTSAMLGELKKDAAARDEFLRLIRKTGDV is encoded by the coding sequence ATGACCACTAAAATCAGAACCGCAGACGAAGACGCCATTGTGCCCGCCGTAAAAGACATTCTGCTCGCCCTGGGCGAAGACCCCCGGCGCGAAGGCCTCCTGAAAACGCCGCAGCGCGCCGCCAAGGCGCTGCGCGAGATAACCTGCGGCTACCGCGCCGATATTGACGCGCTGTTCAACAACGCTTTCTTCAAAGTGCAGTCCGACGACCTGGTCGCGGTTACGGGCATCCACTTTTATTCCATGTGCGAGCATCACATGCTGCCGTTTTTCGGCAAGGTCCACATCGGTTATATCCCCGACGGCAAAATAGTGGGCCTGTCCAAAATGCCCAGGCTGGTCCACGCGCTGGCCGCGCGGCTGCAGGTGCAGGAGCGGCTTACCCGCCAGATAGCCGACATACTGGACAAAAAACTTTCGCCGCGCGGGGTGGCCGTCATAGTGGAGGCGCGGCATCTGTGCATGGAAATGCGCGGCGCAAAATCATCCGAGACCAACTGCGTCACCAGCGCCATGCTGGGCGAGCTCAAAAAAGACGCCGCCGCCCGCGACGAGTTCCTGCGACTCATACGCAAGACAGGCGATGTGTAG
- a CDS encoding PorV/PorQ family protein, giving the protein MRLRLLALVLFSAARCAAAGSDAAGTSGAQFLKLGVGARAASLAEAYSAMAYGAEAVYWNPAGMADSDKYTSLSFMHASLFGELSYEFIGAARNFGSFGALGMGLQYLSAGSITETDDAGYTTGTSMAPKDVALSVAYARRFGWCDIGFTGKYIRSTLVESASAMALDIGLRTAPFLNEKMTLAFTEQNLGGKMKFDQEGDPLPQTTRFGAAYAFSDRTTAGADLTMPRDNSMYISAGVETLLPFVGYELAGRFGYTTKNAGDVSGVSGIAFGFGARRGNVGVDYAFAPYGALGAAHRISLELLFGKRRLSLEDKLNKYSDTETDAEAPEPEPAAKPPKPELPKPPSPKPAPKPEKKPEAPKQDAPVIIKPDTDNSATPAVPSYEKKLREY; this is encoded by the coding sequence ATGAGGCTCCGCCTGCTGGCTCTTGTGTTGTTTTCCGCGGCGCGCTGCGCGGCGGCCGGTTCCGACGCCGCCGGAACCTCCGGCGCGCAGTTCCTGAAGCTGGGAGTGGGGGCACGGGCCGCCAGCCTGGCCGAGGCTTACAGCGCCATGGCCTACGGCGCGGAGGCGGTGTACTGGAATCCCGCCGGCATGGCGGACTCGGACAAATACACCTCGCTTTCCTTCATGCACGCATCCCTGTTCGGGGAGCTTAGCTACGAATTTATCGGCGCGGCGCGCAATTTCGGGAGTTTCGGCGCGCTGGGAATGGGGCTGCAATATCTGTCCGCAGGCAGCATAACCGAGACCGACGACGCCGGCTATACCACGGGAACCAGCATGGCGCCAAAGGATGTTGCGCTGTCGGTGGCATACGCGCGCCGGTTCGGCTGGTGCGACATAGGATTCACCGGGAAATACATCCGCTCCACCCTTGTGGAATCCGCATCCGCCATGGCGCTGGATATCGGGCTGCGCACGGCGCCTTTCCTGAACGAAAAAATGACGCTTGCCTTCACCGAACAGAATCTGGGCGGCAAAATGAAATTCGACCAGGAGGGAGATCCGCTTCCCCAGACGACCAGATTCGGCGCGGCCTACGCCTTCTCCGACAGGACCACCGCCGGCGCGGATTTGACCATGCCCAGGGACAACAGCATGTACATCTCCGCCGGGGTGGAGACGCTGCTGCCGTTTGTCGGTTACGAACTGGCCGGGAGATTCGGCTACACCACCAAAAACGCCGGAGACGTAAGCGGCGTAAGCGGCATAGCCTTCGGCTTCGGCGCAAGGCGCGGCAATGTGGGCGTGGATTATGCCTTCGCGCCCTACGGCGCGCTGGGCGCGGCGCACAGAATCTCGCTGGAACTGCTGTTCGGGAAACGCCGGCTATCGCTTGAGGACAAGCTCAACAAATACTCCGACACCGAAACCGACGCGGAAGCGCCGGAACCGGAACCCGCGGCGAAACCGCCCAAGCCGGAGCTGCCAAAGCCGCCTTCGCCTAAACCGGCGCCCAAGCCGGAAAAAAAGCCGGAGGCCCCGAAGCAGGATGCGCCGGTTATCATCAAGCCGGATACGGACAATTCCGCCACGCCCGCCGTCCCGTCATACGAGAAAAAGCTGCGGGAATATTAG